The genome window GGTGGAGATTCTACCCGAGGCAGGCGTGTTGCTCGGTTTCGCGGCGGTGTTCTTTGGGGTGGGGGTGATGCGGTTTCGGTATGAATAAGAGCAAGAGACTTTATTTGCGAAGTAATGACAGGTGTTAGCAGAAGGTGGAGTAGTGGCAGGAAAATTCTGAGCACAGATTCCGCTTTTTGGGACATTTGGGGCAGTTCTGTTGAACGACTGTTTATGGGCTGCTAGCGCCCTGAAACTCACCTTGATGCAGAACGATATTTAAGTTGCAAAATCCCACTTGCATAATTGCTTCTGAACCATCCTGGGCGACGACGTCAGGCGCATCATTTCGACTGCGTTCTCCAGTTACACTGAAATTTATCTTTTTATCCCAACTGGTCTCCAAAGACGTTATAAACATTGAAACATCCATAACTATCATGCTTATATCAATCGCACTCAGGTCTTTTTCCGAGCAGGTTGTCGCAGGGATTTGTTTAGTGGAAGTCTCGAAGTCAACCTGATCAAAGATAAACCCGCCTTCTCCCGAATCCGTGTAAAATCCTACTAAGTTTAGAGCACCCTCAATGCTGACAGTTTCAAGTTCGGGACATGGTAGGGGTGGACGCAGTTTCACTGTACCTTGTATGGTTCCTCTGCCAGTCAGAGTTCCATCCTGGGTAATTTCAAATGGGACGCTGGCGTTGATAGACGAACCATTTCCACACTGGAATGCCATTTCTACCCACCACCAACCTTCAGGTGTAGGGTTGGAACTGCATGCTGACACGCTCAGGATAACCAGGAAGACTAATCCCATAAATACAATTTGCTTTGCCATGAGAAAATCTCCTATTCTTTATAACCGTCCGCCATCCAGATTCTTGGATATGAACAATTCAGGTGAGACATTTCCTTTGCTGAATTGCAATAATCAATATTGGCACGTCGGATGATTATTCATTCTTTTTGGGCGGGTGCATTTTTTGTGGCGTTTCTAAAGAGCCACGGGAATAGCCAATCCTATCCCTGTGGCTAAGCAGGGAAGTCCTTCAGGGCTGGTAAGCGTATATGGCATTGACGTTGAATCCATAAGCAACACAAGATAGACGAATGTCCCAAGTGGCAATGGAATTAATGCCTTCCACAAACCTTGCTTGGCTTTTGCAAGTGCCCTGACTGCTCCAATGGTAGATCCAAGCCCAAATAGAAAGAAACAACCAAAAGTATACATATTGTCTCCTTCGCTTTGCTGTGGTTCTGGCGATTTTAATTTCCTTTTATATCTTGAAATGTGATATGCCGCCAAGTTTCATTATCATTTTTTTCTAGCCAGTGCAGGATTTTTTTCTCTTCCGATTTTGTTCGAAATAGAATAAGGGGAATTCCAAACACTAAAAATACCAAAATTAGGATAAAGAGTGTTACGGCCCAACTAGGAACATCGTTACGCGGCCCCAAGAGTATGCATAGGGCAATTCCAACAACAAAACTTATTCCCCATATGATGAAATTTCTTTTCTCCCGTTTTTTTCTTTGGGTCAAACATGTATTGCAGAGGGGGATATCGAGATTCTTAGATCGGTCCATTTTCCCCATTCTGGTTCCTGTATTCCATCCATATTCGGCTTTAAAATAATATGCCAGTATAGTATTAGCACTTTCTTTTCCACAAAAAGCACAGATTTGGTTTTCCATTTTGTCTCCTTGTGTTATGTTTAAGTGCCTAACTATGATTCAGGCAACCAATTCCATATAACTGCCTATGGACGAACAGTTTTGTACAATCGCCGAATTTTATTGGGATATTAGGCAGTCAAACATCAGGCTAGACCAGTTGACATCTATATTTTATGAATTTCATGTTTTGATTTCACCTGACATTTGTCACGTTTTCATAACCCACAAACACGGTGGGGTTTCCCCACTTTATTTTCTGCTTTTTACCCATTCCCCACCTTCTCCAAATAATCGCTATACGCGCCCTGATACTCCTTTAAACCTTTATCTTCGATCACCAGCAAACGTTCCACCGTCCGATCCAGAAAATAGCGGTCGTGAGAGATGATCAGGGCAGTGCCAAGGAAGTCCTCGAGCGCGTTTTCGAGCACTTCGGCAGAGGCGATGTCGAGGTTGTTGGTGGGTTCGTCCAAGAGAAGGAAGTTCGCGCCAGAGAGCACGACCAGCGCGAGTTGGAGCCTGCTCCGTTCGCCGCCTGAGAGTTCACCGATTTTCTGCGAGACTTGCTTGTATGTGAAAAGATAGCGCAGCAAAAACGCCGTCGCTCTGGATTCGCTCATCTCACCTGCATAGCGGACTGCGTCCAGCAAGGTTTGATTGAAATCGAGTGTCTCATGCTCCTGCGCGTAATGTCCAATGGAGACGCTGGGACCGATCTTTATTTCGCCCGCGTCAGGCGTTTCCTGTCCGAGGATCATTCGCAGCAGCACGGACTTCCCTGAGCCGTTCGCGCCGATCAAGCCGACTCGCTCGCCCTGCCAGATGGTCTCGTTGAGATTCGAGAACACCACTTTTTTGCCAAACGCTTTTGAGATATTCGCCAGTTCCAGCACCTTGTTCGAGCCGCGCCAGCCGTTGAGTTGCAGTTCCATGCGGCGGCGTTCGGTAACGGGCTTCTCGACCTTCTCCATCTTGTCCAGCCGTTTTTGCATAGATCTGGCTTTAATGGCAAATTTTTCGCTGTCATAAACCTTGGCCCAGACCGCAAAACGTTTGATGGCGATTTCCATACGCGTGATCTCGTGCTGCTGGGTGCGAAACAACTCCTCCTGCCGCGCCAACCGCATCTCTTTATCCGCAATGTAAGATGAATAATCGCCTTCAAAGACGGTCATCCTGCCGTCTTCCAATTCGGCGATGTGCGTGACAATTGCATCCAGCAGGTAGCGGTCATGCGAGACGATGACCACCGTCCCTTCGTATTCACGGATGAGTTTTTCGAGATAGACTTTGCCTGGCAGGTCGAGGTGATTGTCAGGCTCGTCCAATAGCAGGACATCGGGCTTGACCAGCAGCAGGCGCGCCAACCCGACCAGTTTCTTCTGCCCGCCGCTCAACACGGACAGGGGCTTGGTCAGTTCACTTTCAGCGAGTCCCAGCCCGAGCAGGAGGTCGCGCACGCGCGCGGGATACGAGTCACCGCCGAGGGAGTGATACTCCTCAATAAGTTCGTGCTGACGTTCGAGCACACGCTGCAATTTCTTTTCATCGCCATAGACTTCAGGATCGCCCAAGCTTTGCTCGACGCGCTCCAATTCTGCATGGACTTCCGCCACGCGCGGGTTGCCATCCATCGCGGAGTCGAGCGCCGTCAGCGTAAGGTCGAGCTCGGGTTGTTGAGGCAGGTATCCCGTGGTAACGAGGCGGGCGCGGGTGATGCTCCCGCCCAGTTCGGGGGAATATTCGCCTTCGATCATCTTGAACAGGGAGGACTTCCCCGCGCCGTTCGCGCCGATCAGACCGATTCTCTGTCCGCGCTGGATCTCCCAGTCGAGATTCTCGAAGATTCGTTTTGCACCGAGGACGAGGGTGATATTGGAGAGTTGAATTTGGATCATGATAAATACCTTTTAAACAAAAATGCCGCAGGCAACCTGCGGCATGTGAAAGTTAATACGACGTTCAGCGTACAGGCGCGATTCGAGGAGGCTCGTTGTTGATAAAGCCGCGGACACCAATGATGAGCGCCGACCTGCCTGCCTGGAATTTATAGATCATGGCCGCGATTATACCTGACTTTCCGTTGTGAGTAGATCTTGAATATGGT of Anaerolineales bacterium contains these proteins:
- a CDS encoding ABC-F family ATP-binding cassette domain-containing protein — protein: MIQIQLSNITLVLGAKRIFENLDWEIQRGQRIGLIGANGAGKSSLFKMIEGEYSPELGGSITRARLVTTGYLPQQPELDLTLTALDSAMDGNPRVAEVHAELERVEQSLGDPEVYGDEKKLQRVLERQHELIEEYHSLGGDSYPARVRDLLLGLGLAESELTKPLSVLSGGQKKLVGLARLLLVKPDVLLLDEPDNHLDLPGKVYLEKLIREYEGTVVIVSHDRYLLDAIVTHIAELEDGRMTVFEGDYSSYIADKEMRLARQEELFRTQQHEITRMEIAIKRFAVWAKVYDSEKFAIKARSMQKRLDKMEKVEKPVTERRRMELQLNGWRGSNKVLELANISKAFGKKVVFSNLNETIWQGERVGLIGANGSGKSVLLRMILGQETPDAGEIKIGPSVSIGHYAQEHETLDFNQTLLDAVRYAGEMSESRATAFLLRYLFTYKQVSQKIGELSGGERSRLQLALVVLSGANFLLLDEPTNNLDIASAEVLENALEDFLGTALIISHDRYFLDRTVERLLVIEDKGLKEYQGAYSDYLEKVGNG